Proteins encoded within one genomic window of Cytophagales bacterium:
- a CDS encoding RNA polymerase sigma factor, with product MNKITENECVTLVEVTFSVLLFLDYNQIPIKVVINTHHLQVTPGEEQLIKGCISGKREMQQALYDKYSGQMYAVALRYAKMQQEAEDILQEAFIKVFQKIDTFRQDSSLVHWIKKVVINTALNSQRSKLYMYPMVDVDELKSWTQEGTAISDFSHQELLAMVQELPDGCRVIFNLFAIEGYKHHEIAKMLEISEGTSKSQYSRAKMLLQQKVLSKNPSYEQARG from the coding sequence GTGAATAAAATCACTGAAAATGAGTGTGTTACACTGGTTGAAGTCACGTTTTCTGTTTTATTATTTTTAGATTACAACCAAATTCCGATTAAAGTTGTCATTAATACACATCACCTGCAAGTGACACCTGGAGAAGAACAATTGATCAAAGGATGTATTTCTGGTAAACGAGAAATGCAGCAAGCCTTGTATGATAAGTACAGCGGGCAGATGTATGCCGTTGCGCTTCGGTATGCAAAAATGCAACAAGAAGCAGAAGATATTTTGCAAGAGGCATTTATCAAAGTATTCCAGAAGATCGACACGTTCCGGCAGGATTCTTCGCTTGTACACTGGATTAAGAAGGTAGTGATCAATACCGCGTTGAACTCTCAACGCAGCAAGCTCTACATGTATCCAATGGTCGATGTAGATGAATTGAAAAGCTGGACCCAGGAAGGTACTGCGATCTCAGATTTCAGTCATCAGGAGCTGTTAGCAATGGTTCAGGAATTGCCTGATGGGTGCCGAGTGATCTTCAATTTATTTGCCATTGAAGGTTATAAGCACCACGAGATAGCCAAAATGCTGGAGATCAGTGAGGGGACCTCCAAGTCACAGTATTCGCGGGCTAAAATGCTCTTGCAACAGAAAGTATTATCCAAAAATCCATCTTATGAGCAAGCAAGAGGATAA
- a CDS encoding DUF5103 domain-containing protein → MSVGQSKQLVFEDKNYEDAVGMVTLRLPGATTFNTDPVIPLGQTLLLDFDLIGEDYEFLHAKLIHCTYDWQQSEIRSLDFLNIYNEFSLDEFNYSSNTLIPYTRYQFRLPPVTKSGNYLLVVYRDGDEEDLLFTRRMVVYENLAAVNGRVLFSQLARQMQTHQRIDFEVRHPTLNIFNPLRDLKVILLQNHNWYTAIRELQPTVQRPDQRYLEFHHFTGENEFPGNNEFRFFDLRATQYRGRNINAIFQQGNSYSARLGKDISRKNLAYTNSIEDENGAYFPGNTDPGEDLMEADYIYTSFFLETEQLSTPVYITGKWNNWRLDTKNEMEYEPGLGLYIKEIRLKQGFYNFAYATQEGMKEIEGSFPETENQYEVLVYFTDPSLAYHRLIGYTKLASGN, encoded by the coding sequence TTGTCTGTAGGCCAGTCTAAGCAATTGGTTTTCGAAGATAAGAACTACGAAGATGCCGTGGGTATGGTCACGTTACGACTTCCTGGTGCGACCACCTTCAATACGGACCCGGTGATTCCTTTAGGCCAAACGCTGCTCCTGGATTTCGACCTGATCGGTGAAGATTATGAATTTCTACACGCTAAATTGATCCATTGCACCTATGACTGGCAGCAGTCAGAGATCCGAAGCCTCGACTTCCTCAACATCTACAATGAGTTTTCACTGGATGAATTCAATTACAGCAGCAACACCCTAATCCCATATACCCGCTATCAATTCAGACTACCCCCTGTTACCAAATCAGGCAACTATCTTTTGGTCGTTTACAGAGATGGCGATGAAGAAGACCTATTGTTTACCCGAAGAATGGTTGTTTATGAAAACCTCGCTGCGGTCAATGGACGCGTTCTTTTTAGTCAGCTAGCCAGGCAAATGCAGACGCATCAACGCATCGATTTCGAAGTGCGGCATCCAACATTGAATATTTTTAATCCGCTTCGAGATCTTAAGGTCATCCTCCTCCAAAATCACAATTGGTATACTGCCATCAGGGAATTGCAACCTACTGTTCAACGTCCGGACCAGCGCTACCTGGAATTCCATCACTTTACAGGAGAAAATGAATTTCCGGGCAACAATGAATTCCGCTTCTTCGATTTAAGAGCCACACAATACCGAGGCAGAAACATCAATGCCATATTTCAGCAAGGCAATTCTTACAGTGCCCGATTAGGCAAGGATATCTCTAGAAAAAACCTGGCTTACACCAATAGCATAGAAGATGAAAATGGTGCCTATTTCCCTGGCAATACCGATCCAGGTGAAGACCTGATGGAAGCTGACTACATCTATACCTCCTTTTTTCTGGAAACGGAGCAACTATCGACTCCTGTATATATCACTGGTAAATGGAACAACTGGCGACTGGACACCAAGAATGAGATGGAATACGAGCCTGGATTAGGCTTGTACATCAAAGAGATTCGCCTGAAGCAAGGGTTTTACAATTTCGCTTACGCGACACAAGAAGGAATGAAGGAAATAGAAGGAAGCTTTCCTGAGACAGAAAATCAATATGAGGTACTGGTGTATTTCACCGATCCATCTCTGGCCTATCACCGACTGATCGGCTACACCAAATTAGCCAGCGGCAACTAG
- a CDS encoding tetratricopeptide repeat protein: MAHSVNERVDVINELAFSLHNRYPHETLERSQEAIMLINKADIPMNVAKTIALKNMGLAYWRLANYDSSLYFLDQAIELAEVIEDDSLKAKVTSNMGLVYRERGEYAQSLKSSFQAYRVFQSLGDLTNEAIIANNIGVVYGMMENHLEALNYFEHSIDLGQDILNEMVICGNLTCIGETYNHLGDTETSMDYLDKAIIYCTSIRNNVYLSQALYNKATILSRLGKFEEATSSFQKALSIQQEIGELRGQANSYNALGELFLKLNDTETALHNLEKAYAISTENKLLSSLQRYYFLKIRIDSLREDYTSAQEDKALYKSLTDSLYHLKDFSEISEVILNYETENLRIERKLQDEAMKSQRAKNRITYILLVSAFSVILILGFMFWSKSKDMRKLKNLNLQIIGQKAEIDKRSEELRGSNSELRNTVNQLLEAQKQLVESEKMASLGQLAAGIGHEINNPLNFIKGGVLALHQELETSAKNDDNGLNCYFEIIEEGVNRATEIVKSLSHFSRLDQSMQDKFEIHEVIDHCLVILKSKLRNHITIHKDYHQAPLMVIGNEGRLHQSFINILSNAEQAIDDKGEISIATSADQNMIKVLINDTGRGIEESKLQRVMEPFFTTKPPGEGTGLGLSITYNIIDEHKGAISILSKPGEGCSVIIQLPLHRQEP; encoded by the coding sequence ATGGCTCACAGCGTAAACGAGCGAGTGGATGTCATCAATGAGCTGGCTTTCTCCCTACACAACCGCTACCCACATGAGACTTTAGAAAGATCACAAGAAGCCATCATGTTGATCAACAAGGCAGACATTCCAATGAATGTAGCGAAAACAATTGCGCTCAAAAACATGGGACTTGCCTACTGGCGTTTGGCCAACTATGACTCCAGTCTCTATTTTTTAGATCAAGCGATCGAGCTGGCTGAAGTCATCGAAGATGACTCGCTAAAGGCAAAAGTTACCAGTAATATGGGTCTTGTTTACCGCGAACGTGGCGAATATGCCCAGAGTTTAAAAAGTTCGTTTCAAGCCTATAGAGTATTTCAATCACTGGGGGACCTAACCAACGAAGCCATTATAGCCAATAATATTGGTGTCGTCTACGGGATGATGGAAAATCACCTCGAAGCGCTGAATTATTTTGAGCATTCCATTGATTTAGGTCAGGATATACTGAATGAAATGGTTATATGCGGTAATCTAACTTGTATTGGAGAAACTTACAACCATTTGGGTGATACAGAAACCAGTATGGATTACCTTGATAAAGCAATCATCTACTGTACGTCCATACGCAACAATGTTTACCTAAGTCAAGCCTTGTACAATAAAGCTACCATCCTTTCGAGGCTTGGTAAGTTTGAAGAAGCCACTTCATCGTTCCAAAAAGCGCTTTCCATACAACAAGAAATCGGTGAGCTCCGAGGGCAGGCCAATAGCTACAATGCGCTGGGAGAGTTATTCCTCAAACTAAATGACACAGAAACGGCCTTACATAACCTGGAAAAAGCCTATGCCATTAGCACTGAAAACAAGTTACTGTCATCGCTTCAACGCTACTATTTTCTGAAGATAAGGATCGATAGCTTGCGTGAAGACTATACTTCGGCACAAGAAGACAAGGCATTATATAAAAGCCTGACGGATAGCCTATATCACCTCAAAGATTTTTCGGAAATCTCAGAAGTCATATTGAACTATGAAACTGAAAATTTGCGAATCGAACGGAAATTACAAGACGAGGCAATGAAATCACAGCGGGCAAAAAACAGGATCACCTACATTCTGCTGGTGTCTGCATTTTCGGTTATCCTAATCCTGGGCTTCATGTTTTGGTCTAAATCAAAGGACATGAGGAAACTAAAAAACCTCAACCTCCAGATCATCGGGCAAAAAGCAGAAATCGATAAAAGGTCAGAGGAACTTCGAGGCTCGAATTCCGAATTAAGGAACACCGTAAATCAATTACTAGAGGCCCAAAAACAATTGGTAGAATCGGAGAAAATGGCCTCATTGGGACAACTCGCTGCTGGAATAGGTCATGAGATCAACAACCCGCTAAATTTCATTAAGGGTGGGGTATTAGCCTTACATCAAGAGTTGGAAACAAGTGCCAAGAACGATGATAATGGCTTGAATTGTTACTTTGAAATAATTGAAGAAGGAGTAAACAGGGCTACAGAAATCGTAAAGAGTTTAAGTCATTTCAGCAGACTGGACCAATCCATGCAAGACAAATTCGAAATACATGAGGTCATCGATCATTGTCTAGTCATTCTGAAAAGCAAATTAAGGAATCACATCACTATTCATAAAGATTATCATCAAGCTCCATTGATGGTTATCGGGAATGAGGGGCGCCTTCATCAATCCTTCATTAATATTCTCTCCAATGCCGAACAAGCGATCGACGACAAAGGAGAGATCAGCATTGCAACCTCTGCAGACCAAAACATGATAAAGGTCCTAATTAACGATACAGGCAGAGGGATTGAAGAAAGTAAACTTCAAAGGGTAATGGAACCCTTTTTCACCACGAAACCTCCCGGGGAAGGCACAGGTCTGGGCCTATCGATTACCTATAATATCATCGACGAACATAAAGGGGCTATTTCTATTTTATCAAAACCAGGAGAGGGCTGTTCGGTGATCATTCAACTGCCACTACATAGACAAGAACCTTGA
- the ychF gene encoding redox-regulated ATPase YchF, which yields MGLQCGIVGLPNVGKSTLFNALSNAKAEAANFPFCTIEPNVGVITVPDQRLNELENLVNPAKVIPTVMEFVDIAGLVEGASKGEGLGNKFLANIREVDAILHVIRCFNDDNIVHVSGRVSPIEDKEIIDTELQLRDLESVDKRIQRVEKIAKSGDAEAKREMEVLRPFKEHLESGKNARELEMDVEKRTLIKPLQLLTDKPIIYVANVEEDAITSGNDWSNMLEENVQKEGAQMVMVSAGLEAQIAEFEDPEEKQMFLDEYGLAESGLNRLIKASYALLDLITYFTAGPQEVRAWTIRRGWKAPQAAGVIHTDFEKGFIKAEVVKLEDYQALKTEVAIKEAGKMAIEGKEYVVKDGDIMHFRFNV from the coding sequence ATGGGATTGCAATGTGGTATTGTCGGATTGCCTAACGTAGGTAAATCCACCTTGTTCAACGCACTATCAAACGCCAAAGCAGAGGCGGCGAATTTTCCTTTTTGTACCATTGAGCCAAATGTAGGTGTGATCACGGTGCCAGATCAGAGGTTGAATGAACTGGAAAATCTGGTGAATCCTGCTAAGGTGATCCCTACAGTAATGGAGTTTGTAGACATTGCCGGTCTGGTAGAAGGAGCGAGCAAGGGCGAAGGGCTAGGAAATAAATTCCTGGCCAATATCCGTGAAGTAGATGCCATCCTGCATGTGATCCGATGCTTCAACGACGATAACATAGTTCACGTATCTGGTCGTGTAAGCCCAATCGAGGACAAGGAGATCATCGATACGGAACTGCAACTTCGAGACCTGGAATCGGTAGACAAGCGAATCCAGCGAGTAGAAAAGATCGCTAAATCGGGGGATGCTGAGGCGAAACGTGAGATGGAAGTGCTCCGACCTTTCAAAGAGCACCTGGAGTCAGGGAAGAACGCACGTGAACTTGAAATGGATGTCGAGAAACGTACACTGATCAAGCCATTGCAATTACTGACGGACAAGCCGATCATTTATGTAGCCAACGTTGAAGAGGATGCCATTACTAGCGGTAATGACTGGTCCAATATGCTGGAAGAGAACGTGCAAAAAGAAGGTGCACAAATGGTCATGGTCAGTGCAGGGTTGGAAGCACAGATCGCGGAGTTTGAAGATCCGGAAGAGAAGCAAATGTTTCTCGACGAATATGGTTTGGCTGAATCTGGCCTTAACCGCCTGATCAAAGCTTCTTATGCCTTATTGGATTTGATCACCTATTTCACTGCTGGCCCACAAGAGGTACGTGCCTGGACCATTCGTCGTGGGTGGAAAGCGCCTCAGGCTGCAGGTGTGATACATACCGATTTTGAAAAAGGCTTCATCAAAGCGGAAGTAGTGAAGTTAGAAGACTATCAGGCGCTTAAGACAGAAGTGGCGATCAAAGAGGCCGGAAAGATGGCCATAGAAGGCAAAGAATATGTCGTGAAGGATGGAGACATCATGCATTTTCGATTCAATGTCTAA
- a CDS encoding TonB-dependent receptor, whose amino-acid sequence MKRQFFYSLCIMLLSTTVFAQHQTIRGTILDTDSKTPLIGATVQVLNQEPLIGAVTDFDGKFRLVNVPYGRVDLLVRYIGYEERVLPNVLVTAAKEVILDVDLTESFEHLEAVVVSATDNHEVLNEMALVSARTFSVEETQRYAGSFNDPARLVASFAGVNSNAEGNNDIVVRGNSPKGILWRLEGVEIPNPNHFANEGATGGPINALNSNMLANSDFFTGAFAPEYGNALSGVFDMKYKKGNNEQREYTASASTLGLDFTAEGPFKKGYNGSYIANYRYSSLQLLTDLGVVDFTGVPKYQDAAINVSLPAGKNDHFTLFGLGGISDIAGEEFHDNGDKAYRGIMGSDLGVFGLSHVHFYSDRAFLKSTLAYTGTRLRFTEELVNDLDEYYLIEDTDISKSTLRALSTFNYKFNVRHKLEVGAILSRLSFKANSETYNYGLEELETALNDDGASNTIQTFASWKYRMGEDLTLISGLHYMHFTLNEANSIEPRVALRWEASERGAFNLGFGIHSKLDAISTYLAQIPNEAGQFSQPNLDLKPSKAAHFVLGYDRKINPQTHFKAELYYQYLYDVPVENDPNSSYALLNESDTYGSVPLVNEGTGRNFGLELTYERFFHNGLYYMGNVSLYESLYTAHDGIERSTAFNGNYIVNFIGGKEFSIGKPEKDRVMFMNTKVVLLGGGRYTPIDLNSSINAGHTIYDESRPLSSKGEDVFFVNFSIGIRRNKGKTTRELKLDANNITNNQALVREYYIQPTEEIEQSFQLPMIPNLVYTFKF is encoded by the coding sequence ATGAAACGACAATTTTTTTATTCGCTTTGTATCATGCTGCTTTCAACTACTGTTTTTGCGCAGCATCAAACCATTCGGGGAACTATCCTCGATACCGATTCCAAAACACCGTTGATCGGTGCTACGGTTCAGGTTTTGAATCAGGAACCATTAATTGGAGCGGTCACCGATTTTGATGGAAAATTCCGCCTCGTCAATGTGCCTTATGGTCGGGTTGATTTGCTAGTTCGCTACATCGGCTATGAAGAACGTGTATTACCCAATGTGCTGGTCACAGCAGCCAAAGAAGTGATCCTTGATGTAGATCTTACGGAGAGTTTTGAACATCTCGAAGCAGTGGTTGTTTCTGCCACTGATAACCATGAGGTATTGAACGAAATGGCATTGGTCAGTGCCCGTACGTTTTCCGTCGAAGAAACCCAGCGCTATGCAGGCTCTTTTAATGATCCGGCCAGATTAGTGGCATCATTCGCAGGAGTAAATAGTAACGCAGAAGGCAACAACGATATCGTCGTTCGTGGTAATTCACCGAAAGGCATTCTATGGCGACTGGAAGGCGTAGAAATTCCGAATCCTAATCACTTTGCTAATGAAGGAGCTACAGGCGGACCGATCAATGCACTCAATAGTAACATGCTGGCCAACTCGGATTTCTTTACCGGAGCGTTTGCTCCAGAATACGGCAATGCACTATCTGGTGTATTTGATATGAAATACAAGAAAGGCAACAATGAACAGCGGGAGTACACAGCTTCTGCAAGTACGCTTGGCCTGGATTTTACGGCCGAAGGACCTTTCAAGAAGGGCTACAATGGTTCTTACATTGCCAATTATCGCTATAGTTCGTTGCAGTTGTTGACGGACCTGGGTGTGGTAGATTTTACTGGTGTTCCAAAATATCAGGATGCAGCGATCAATGTGAGTTTACCTGCCGGGAAGAATGATCACTTCACACTTTTCGGATTGGGTGGAATCAGTGATATCGCAGGAGAGGAATTCCACGACAATGGGGACAAGGCATACCGTGGAATTATGGGTAGTGATTTGGGTGTATTTGGTTTATCCCATGTGCATTTCTACAGTGATCGCGCCTTTTTGAAATCTACTTTGGCCTACACCGGTACACGGCTTCGTTTCACAGAAGAATTGGTGAATGATCTGGACGAATACTACTTGATTGAGGATACGGATATTTCGAAAAGTACACTACGTGCGTTATCTACCTTTAATTATAAATTCAATGTGCGTCATAAGTTAGAGGTTGGAGCCATACTTTCCCGTTTGTCCTTCAAGGCCAATTCCGAAACTTATAATTACGGACTAGAAGAGCTAGAAACTGCCTTAAATGATGATGGTGCTTCGAATACGATCCAGACGTTTGCAAGCTGGAAATACCGAATGGGAGAGGACCTTACCTTGATTTCAGGTCTTCACTACATGCACTTTACCCTGAATGAAGCCAACTCCATTGAGCCTCGCGTTGCATTGCGTTGGGAGGCTAGTGAACGAGGTGCGTTCAACCTGGGTTTTGGAATTCACAGTAAACTCGATGCGATTTCTACCTATTTGGCACAGATTCCCAATGAGGCTGGGCAATTCTCACAGCCTAACCTTGATTTGAAACCATCCAAGGCCGCGCATTTTGTGTTAGGATACGATCGAAAGATCAATCCACAGACACATTTCAAAGCAGAGCTCTACTATCAATACTTGTACGATGTGCCGGTGGAGAATGATCCAAACAGTTCTTATGCTTTGCTCAACGAGTCGGATACGTATGGTTCAGTGCCATTGGTCAATGAGGGAACCGGCCGAAATTTCGGCCTGGAGTTGACCTATGAGCGGTTTTTTCATAATGGGTTGTACTACATGGGGAATGTTTCTTTGTATGAATCTCTATACACGGCCCACGATGGGATTGAACGCTCGACTGCCTTCAATGGAAACTACATCGTCAATTTCATCGGAGGAAAGGAGTTTTCCATTGGGAAACCCGAGAAGGATCGGGTGATGTTCATGAACACGAAAGTTGTACTTCTTGGTGGTGGAAGGTATACCCCAATCGATTTGAATTCCAGCATTAATGCGGGTCATACGATCTATGACGAGTCTCGTCCTTTATCGAGCAAGGGTGAGGATGTGTTCTTTGTGAATTTTTCTATTGGTATTCGCAGAAACAAAGGTAAAACTACCCGTGAGTTGAAGTTGGATGCGAACAACATCACCAACAATCAAGCGTTAGTCCGAGAATATTACATTCAGCCTACTGAAGAAATCGAGCAAAGCTTTCAGCTGCCGATGATCCCAAATTTGGTGTATACGTTTAAGTTTTAA
- a CDS encoding DUF6597 domain-containing transcriptional factor: MITQKFEASPALSRYIKCYWYYHVKPKAIKLFEVLPDGHFDLVLMIKAGKILDTRLTGIWTKSASISYDEEMEVLGVCFNPIAAGGLLPLSIKSLLDDSESNTLNNFNLNEQLIIGYLSQPQLLVHYLNLQFEKFLANNFVDLRVKKCFELVDDSDGKITVKEISEIVGLSPRQIHRLVTNMIGIGIKEYAQITRFKRSLVEVKKSHSNYYHYYDQSHFIREVKKYAGFQPQKMDLRNDDRFIQYYYFPE; encoded by the coding sequence ATGATAACGCAAAAGTTTGAAGCGAGTCCTGCATTAAGCCGATACATCAAATGTTATTGGTACTATCACGTCAAGCCAAAGGCGATCAAACTGTTTGAAGTTTTGCCAGATGGTCATTTTGATCTGGTCTTGATGATCAAAGCAGGTAAAATTCTTGATACGAGATTAACCGGAATCTGGACAAAATCTGCATCGATCAGTTATGATGAGGAGATGGAAGTACTTGGCGTGTGTTTCAACCCCATTGCAGCAGGTGGATTGCTTCCCTTGAGTATCAAATCCCTATTGGATGATTCTGAATCTAATACATTGAACAACTTCAATTTGAATGAACAACTCATCATCGGTTATTTGTCTCAACCGCAGTTGCTGGTTCATTATCTGAATCTACAATTCGAAAAATTCCTTGCAAACAATTTTGTGGATCTCCGAGTGAAAAAGTGTTTTGAACTCGTCGATGATTCGGATGGAAAAATAACAGTTAAAGAAATATCAGAAATCGTTGGGTTAAGTCCTCGACAAATCCATCGGCTGGTTACAAATATGATTGGCATTGGAATCAAGGAGTATGCACAGATCACTAGATTCAAGAGGAGCCTGGTTGAAGTCAAAAAGAGTCACTCCAATTACTATCATTACTATGATCAGTCTCATTTTATTAGGGAGGTGAAGAAATATGCTGGTTTTCAGCCTCAAAAAATGGACTTGAGGAATGATGACCGATTCATACAATATTATTATTTCCCGGAGTGA
- a CDS encoding LytTR family DNA-binding domain-containing protein: MWLSKEMYVFNSRVWTHVLFWISYYVLFGIMGTENGDLFRSFEREFVAMPTRIGAGYLTIYFLIPRLLLKERYFLFGSGYLSLLGLVMIGQRLACFYFHECFFMDDEVLMVPALFQRALVDLVIVTLLVSSIKLFKLWRAASPDKEISQESPLLIKAEKRHHRVLPSSILYVEGLGNYVTFYLENNKSLISYLSLKEVEQMLPNTFKRIHKSFIINQDKIDSYSHENVEIAGRIIPIGKAYEL; encoded by the coding sequence ATGTGGCTATCCAAAGAAATGTATGTCTTCAACTCACGCGTATGGACACATGTCTTGTTTTGGATAAGCTATTATGTCTTGTTCGGAATCATGGGAACCGAAAATGGTGACTTGTTTCGATCCTTTGAAAGGGAATTTGTGGCCATGCCCACACGAATTGGAGCAGGGTATTTGACCATCTATTTTCTGATCCCCAGGTTGCTACTGAAGGAACGATATTTCTTATTTGGATCAGGTTATCTGAGTTTGCTGGGACTCGTTATGATCGGACAAAGGTTAGCTTGTTTTTACTTTCATGAATGCTTCTTCATGGATGACGAGGTTCTGATGGTTCCAGCGTTGTTTCAACGTGCTTTGGTTGATCTTGTGATTGTAACGTTGCTCGTTTCGTCGATTAAGCTTTTCAAATTATGGAGGGCAGCCAGTCCAGACAAGGAAATCAGTCAGGAATCGCCCCTTTTGATCAAAGCAGAAAAAAGACATCACAGGGTCTTACCCTCATCGATTCTTTATGTAGAAGGCCTTGGCAATTATGTGACCTTCTATCTCGAAAACAACAAATCATTGATTTCCTACCTATCCTTGAAAGAAGTGGAGCAAATGCTCCCTAACACTTTCAAAAGGATCCACAAGTCCTTCATCATCAATCAGGATAAAATTGATTCCTATAGTCATGAGAACGTAGAAATCGCTGGTCGGATCATCCCAATTGGAAAGGCCTATGAGTTGTGA
- a CDS encoding CRISPR-associated endoribonuclease Cas6, with the protein MRVRITFQVKNKGAAIPFHHQYLISQLVRGLIASSGHEGYSSYPYYSFSSLKGQTRVSKQGLHYQSSRVTIVLTSPNEDFVDFVIGRIFDQHQIEISTLVVIPETVHQEEEVELAEEQKLICLSPMVVTQATLDSPEGTQFINPASDEYSDKLFESTMMRMEEAGIDVDAIPNIQKFQLVPDMGYLEKMKASQKRIAWVYPVFDKEIRHEVRGYTFPFTLYAPEEVQRFLFSCGMGLYTEKGFGMLDIANADHYRTIVPYPMRELVAAG; encoded by the coding sequence GTGAGAGTAAGGATTACCTTTCAGGTGAAGAATAAAGGAGCTGCGATTCCTTTTCACCATCAGTACTTGATATCACAACTTGTTAGGGGATTAATAGCTTCTAGTGGCCATGAGGGCTATTCGAGCTATCCTTATTACAGTTTTAGTTCGCTGAAAGGGCAGACGAGAGTGAGTAAACAAGGCCTGCATTATCAATCGAGCCGGGTTACTATTGTGCTCACCTCTCCCAATGAAGATTTCGTGGATTTCGTGATCGGACGGATCTTTGATCAGCATCAGATCGAGATAAGTACGCTAGTTGTCATCCCGGAGACAGTTCATCAGGAAGAAGAGGTAGAACTGGCCGAAGAACAGAAACTGATTTGTCTGAGTCCTATGGTGGTTACACAAGCAACGCTTGATTCTCCAGAAGGCACACAATTCATTAATCCCGCATCTGATGAGTATTCAGACAAGTTATTTGAATCGACCATGATGCGAATGGAAGAGGCGGGTATTGATGTAGATGCGATCCCCAACATCCAAAAATTCCAATTGGTACCTGATATGGGCTACCTCGAAAAAATGAAGGCCTCACAGAAAAGAATTGCCTGGGTCTATCCGGTATTTGATAAAGAGATACGACATGAAGTTCGTGGCTATACCTTCCCCTTCACTTTGTATGCACCTGAAGAAGTGCAGCGCTTCTTATTCTCTTGCGGGATGGGGCTTTATACTGAGAAAGGTTTTGGCATGTTGGATATAGCCAACGCAGATCATTATCGTACGATAGTACCTTACCCTATGCGTGAGCTAGTTGCCGCTGGCTAA